The sequence TTTATCATTGCTTATTACCACTGCCCGCCCCATTCTTTTCGTATTCTCCAATATCTGCAAAACGTCAGATTTAGGAATAGGACAACTATGAATCAACTCCTCATCCGTAAAGCAATAAGAACCGTTGAAGGTTATGTACGCGTCAAAGTGAATCCCCTTTAATTTTGGCCTTGCCAGAACGCCTCTTCCTGTGGCCATACAGAGAATAACTCCATTTCTTTGTAATTCCTTCAGCGTATAAACAATTTTAGCCGAGGGCTCCCTTACGCCTAATGAGAGCAACGTACCATCTATATCAAAGAAGGCTATTTTAACTGGTAAAGCCGAGTTTCTTACACTGTTCATATTGCACATCCTATCGTTCTTTTAGATTTACCTGGTTATGCTGTAAATGGCGACTGCTCTAACAGCCAGGCAAAGGCCCTGGCCGTCCTAAGCTCCGGCTCTCGGAAGTGGCCACCCGCATTCCATTCCAAAATACAGTTTATTCCCTGTTCCTTTAGGCATCCATGCACATCTCGAATACAGTCCCCAACTTTTGCCATAACTGCATTCCTGTTTTTCTCTTCCTTATCCCCAAGGCTCATATATATATTGGAGCATTGGATGGTATTCTCCTTCATGTAGTCAACAAAGCCCGGAAACCACATGGAGGGTGAGGCCGCAGCAATGCCCAAAAATGTATCGGTCTGGTATGCCGTCCAAAGGGAGAACAGTGCCGCCAGAGAGTAGCCGCCAAGGAAATAGGTCTTGTCCTCCTCCTGGCACAGCTTCAATATCCCAGCCAGCGTTTCCCTGGCACCAACACCGAAATCATCGTTTCCAAAAACCACCGGGGCCTGCCAGGGAGACAAATCGCGGTTCCAGCTGTCTACCTTGATGGCCAGAAGGCAAAAGTCTTTCTCTGCCAATCTTCGAATTTCAGCCACCTCAGCCTCAAGCCCTGCCATATCATGGTCATCCACAGGCTGAACAAGAACTATAGCCGCATCGGAATTGCCATACTCATAAATATTCATCAAAAGTCCTCCATAATTCTTTATGGCTTGGCATAGGCCGGATTGGCTTTACGCATCTTGTAGAACTTTTGCAGATAAAGAAATGCCTCCCTCACCTCAGGCGGCATATCCACGTGAGCGATAAAGTTCTTTCCTTTAGGTCCATAGCCATCGGGGGTATCCTGCAGCCGCTGTGCGTCTCCCATAAGCAATTCCACATATCGGTCCATATCCCACATGCCAGCTGGTTTCTCTTCGTAAGTCAGGCCCTTTTCGCTGCCTGTTACCGTCACTTTGTAAGCAGCGTAGTTTACCACCAGCCCGGCACCTGCGTGATGCCGCCAGCCTGCCTCCATGCGTCTTTGCATAGTTGCATCCTGCACCATCAGCAGGCTGTCATGGGAAAGATTTTCCCTTTCCAATAGAGCAAGCAAAAAGGTGATGTTATTGCCACAGTTGGTGGATTCCGTCTCCAGATAATCTGCCGACAGGCCATGCTTCTTTTGCAGGTACTCATTGAAAAGCTTCGCCTCACAGGAATTGGAGGAAACCTCCCTTCCCAAGCTGGCTGCCATTTTCTCCCGCAACGTTTCCGTCGTATGTCCTGCCCCACCGACTATCACATATTTTTCGGCCAGCCGGTTTTTCATGATTTCCGCAAAGACCTCACCGCCTGCCAGTATACTGCCACCCAAAAGCACGGCCACATCAACCTGTGGAAAGTGGTACTTATCCTGCAAGGCAGCCGCAGTCAGTTCATCTATGTCCCTTGGGCCACAAAAACTGCCCAATATATTGACAGCCGTTGCAATTTTTATTGCCTCTTCTCGTTCCATAATCTCAGTTCCCTTCTGTTCGCCCAACAATTAACCCATTACAACATTTACATTCATTACTGTTTTCAGGCTCGCTACTATTTGGTGGTATTTCTCGGTAACAGCTTAAAAATCATATTGCTGGGGGTATTAGCTCAACAAGGCTGCAAACGGCAATTGCTAACAAAGCAGCTCAATATTGGCCACGGATTCTGAGATAACTCATTGCCCTTTTTTATCGGCAATTAAGGATTTGATTGCCTTATATATAGGACCAACTTTTTGCTGAGGGAAGGTCTTGGTCAAGCCATTGTTTACGCCCTGTTTAGTTTTATATTGGTTTATTATTTTTGCCACAATAGGAGCATCTGTTTTGTCTGGCAGGATGGTTTTGAGTGTTTTTTCTAAATCATTTTTATTGGTAATATGTGTGTCGGGTGGCGATGACTTTTCTTCTTCATTCTTGGCCGGATTTTCCCCTGATATACTGCTGACAATTTTTACTTCAACACCTTGGTTTTTCCAATATTTGCACAGGAAATCATATCCTGTGTCATTAGAAACAATATAATAATTGCACATTTCCGCATTATCCTCAGTAGGCAAGGTATCACGAATGAGATAACCAAGGTATGATGACAGCTGAAAATCAAGAGCATTTTTCCCGCCAATGAATACTTTTTGAAATTCAATGTCTGCCTTTGACTTGTTTATTTTTATGTGCATGTCAATGGTAATGGTGCCTGAATTTACGCTATAAAAAGCTATTACTTTATCTTGCTCGCTTAATTTTTCTACTCCATCAAATCCTGATGACTTTACATTTTCAAAATCAAGAAGATAATAATTCATTTTAGTTTTACCTCTGTAATCTTAAGTAATAAACTCAAAGGTAATAAAATTTTCTTTCATCTTGTTGTATACATCATACCCCCTAGAATTTCGTGGCAAAAACGCCAAACATCGGTGTTTCCCCGTACAGCAGCTGTTCCTTTTCATCCCAGAGCCTTTCCGTCAGGTCAAATTCTGCATGTACTTCCCCAAAGCCCATGCTGCGAAGCAGTTCCACATCCCAGTAGGGACGCTTCGTGCCGCTTAGGGGCAGCTGCATCGGGTCAAATGGCTCAGTAACCTCATCAGCAGTCTCCAGAGCATCACCGTACTGACGCAGGCATTCCTGCCGCCTGTCCTCTGCACGGCTGGCCATGTCCTCATCATATAAGGGCATGTTCCAGTTGGCGTCAAACAACAATAAGCGTCCCCCTGGCCTCAGCAATCGTCGGCATTCCTCGTAGACCTGCCAAGGATTTGACAACGTCCAGGTAACATTGCGGCTCACAATGGCATCAAAGGAGCCTGCGGCAAAATTCAGCTGGTTGATATCCATTTGCTGCAGGTCTACACTAACCCCAGCCATTTCAATCAGGTGTCGTGCCTGGGCCAGCATGCCCTCTGAACAGTCTACGGCCGTCACCTCAAGCCCCATCTTGGCAAGAATTATGGAGAAAAAAGCCGGGCCACAGCCCAGGTCCAGCACCCTATGTGTGTCAGCGAGCATCTTTTCCCTCAAGAGCTTCTGCCACGCCTCCACACGAAAACTTGCCAATTCATCCTGTATGATGTTGCCGTAATTCTCTGCGTCCTGGGACCAATAACGAGCCATGCTTTCAATGTCCAAAGCTGCTGCACCTCCGAATCCAATCATCAAGAAATGCCATCTGCTCTTCGGTATGGAACCAATGCTCGCCATTTTCCATAACCGTCAGCCCTGCATGGTGCTTTTCAGCGAAATCCTTCATTGTTTCAAGTGTTGTCAGCTGGTCATTCCCGCCGTACAGAATCTGCGTCGGCACATTCCATTTGATAGAATGACTCCTGACGTAGCTCAGATAATCCCAGGATAAATCCTCGCCAAATTCGGTATGTATTACGCCCCGGGCTTCCAACTCCGCCTCCGTCACATTGGCCCATTTCATCATATCCACAATCAGCTTTTCCATATCAACGATAGGCGAAATGAAATATGCCTTCTGAATAAGCCCGTCTATTTCCGCATTCATGCTGAAAAATGCCCCAATGCTGTTGGCAATCAGCCAAATATTCTCGTGTTTTTTTGCCAGCTCATCTACAGCTGCCCGAATTTCTTTCCCCGTTTCCCAGGGAGAAAATGTCTGGTAGTCCAATCCAATAACCTCATCGCCGGGAAATAGTGGCTTGTAGTGCTTACTTTCCTCAGCGGTTCCACCTTTGCCATGTACATATAATATCTGCATTCGTCTAACCCCCTCCTGCCCGGCTCAAATTCGCTATTTTTTTTCGCAAATTGTAATTTCTGTCTGTAACTGTTCCAAAAATCTCGCCGCATGCCCGCCATCCATCTGCACATGATGAAACTGTAAGGACACGGGCAAGACCGTTTTGAAAAGCCCCTTGCGGTATTTCCCCCACATCACCAACGGGTTGGAGAACTTTTCCGTATACTGATTTACGATACAATCCAGTTCTGTCTGTATCATGGCCGATGTGCCGATAATCATGCAATCTTCGATAAAACTGCTTTTACATTCCGACGCTGCCCTTTGGGTCAGCTCCAAATAATCCCGATTGAATTGTTCCAAATCATCCGAAAACGGAATGTCACAAGAGTTAA comes from Selenomonas ruminantium subsp. lactilytica TAM6421 and encodes:
- a CDS encoding esterase, encoding MNIYEYGNSDAAIVLVQPVDDHDMAGLEAEVAEIRRLAEKDFCLLAIKVDSWNRDLSPWQAPVVFGNDDFGVGARETLAGILKLCQEEDKTYFLGGYSLAALFSLWTAYQTDTFLGIAAASPSMWFPGFVDYMKENTIQCSNIYMSLGDKEEKNRNAVMAKVGDCIRDVHGCLKEQGINCILEWNAGGHFREPELRTARAFAWLLEQSPFTA
- a CDS encoding CatA-like O-acetyltransferase, family 2, encoding MKTEILPQESSRAEAFSLWMSSPMPMVTLVKTLNVSPLLKMKKKSGIKFTVLMCWCIGRAASRIEEFYLLPKDGKLFRYDKLAINVIVANKQGGINSCDIPFSDDLEQFNRDYLELTQRAASECKSSFIEDCMIIGTSAMIQTELDCIVNQYTEKFSNPLVMWGKYRKGLFKTVLPVSLQFHHVQMDGGHAARFLEQLQTEITICEKK
- a CDS encoding ElyC/SanA/YdcF family protein; this encodes MEREEAIKIATAVNILGSFCGPRDIDELTAAALQDKYHFPQVDVAVLLGGSILAGGEVFAEIMKNRLAEKYVIVGGAGHTTETLREKMAASLGREVSSNSCEAKLFNEYLQKKHGLSADYLETESTNCGNNITFLLALLERENLSHDSLLMVQDATMQRRMEAGWRHHAGAGLVVNYAAYKVTVTGSEKGLTYEEKPAGMWDMDRYVELLMGDAQRLQDTPDGYGPKGKNFIAHVDMPPEVREAFLYLQKFYKMRKANPAYAKP
- a CDS encoding class I SAM-dependent methyltransferase is translated as MIGFGGAAALDIESMARYWSQDAENYGNIIQDELASFRVEAWQKLLREKMLADTHRVLDLGCGPAFFSIILAKMGLEVTAVDCSEGMLAQARHLIEMAGVSVDLQQMDINQLNFAAGSFDAIVSRNVTWTLSNPWQVYEECRRLLRPGGRLLLFDANWNMPLYDEDMASRAEDRRQECLRQYGDALETADEVTEPFDPMQLPLSGTKRPYWDVELLRSMGFGEVHAEFDLTERLWDEKEQLLYGETPMFGVFATKF
- a CDS encoding PIN domain-containing protein; this translates as MNYYLLDFENVKSSGFDGVEKLSEQDKVIAFYSVNSGTITIDMHIKINKSKADIEFQKVFIGGKNALDFQLSSYLGYLIRDTLPTEDNAEMCNYYIVSNDTGYDFLCKYWKNQGVEVKIVSSISGENPAKNEEEKSSPPDTHITNKNDLEKTLKTILPDKTDAPIVAKIINQYKTKQGVNNGLTKTFPQQKVGPIYKAIKSLIADKKGQ
- a CDS encoding alpha/beta hydrolase; translation: MQILYVHGKGGTAEESKHYKPLFPGDEVIGLDYQTFSPWETGKEIRAAVDELAKKHENIWLIANSIGAFFSMNAEIDGLIQKAYFISPIVDMEKLIVDMMKWANVTEAELEARGVIHTEFGEDLSWDYLSYVRSHSIKWNVPTQILYGGNDQLTTLETMKDFAEKHHAGLTVMENGEHWFHTEEQMAFLDDWIRRCSSFGH